In one window of Arachis ipaensis cultivar K30076 chromosome B06, Araip1.1, whole genome shotgun sequence DNA:
- the LOC107605407 gene encoding retinoblastoma-related protein 1 isoform X5, with product MNLLAGTKHLLQANVSSMGNSEEAERYWFAFILYSIKKLTQKNEAGGKQEMDNTGLTLCGILRAAKLNIADFFKELPQFVVKAGPILSNIYGSDWESRLEAKEMHANAIHLKILSKYYKRVFGEFFVAVDNVEKNSSVAVQASDYHRFGWLLFLALRVHAFSRFKDLVTCTNGLISILAILIIHVPARFRNFNINDSSRFVKKSNKGVDLLASLCNIYNNSEDELKKTMEKTNNLIANILKKQPCLASQCEAENLENFDRDGLTYFRDLMEESSLPSSLNILEKDYDDMIRNKGELDERLFINEDDSLLASGSLSGGSVSASGVKRKFDTMASPVKTITSPLSPHRSPSSHANGIPGSVNSKMAATPVSTAMTTAKWLRSLISPLASKPSQELERFLTSCDRDVTGDVVRRAQIILQAIFPSSPLGERCVTGSLQSASLMDNIWAEQRRLEALKLYYRVLEAMCRAESQILHATNLTSLLTNERFHRCMLACSAELVLATHKTVTMLFPAVLERTGITAFDLSKVIESFIRHEESLPRELRRHLNSLEERLLESMVWEKGSSMYNSLAVAKPSLAAEINRLGLSAEPMPSLDEIAMHINFSCGGLPPVPSLPKFETSPTQNGDTMSPKRLCTEYRNSFASPVKDRLLPFSNLKSKLPPPPLQSAFASPTKPNPGGGGETCAETGINIFFGKIIKLGAVRISGMVERLQLSQQIRENVYCLFQQILNQRTSLFFNRHIDQIILCCFYGVAKISQLNLTFKEIIYNYRKQPQCKPQVFRNVFVDWSLTRRNGQRRGQEHVDIIAFYNEVFIPTVKPLLVELGPAEITTKNSRMPEVNVKNDAQCPGSPKISSFPSLPDMSPKKVSATRNVYVSPLRSSKMDALISHNSKSYYACVGESTHAYQSPSKDLTAINNRLNGNRKVRGSLNFDDMDVGLVSDSMVANSLYLQNGSCASSSGAPMKSEQPDS from the exons ATGAATCTGCTTGCAGGAACCAAACATCTTTTACAGGCAAATGTTTCATCAATGGGGAAT TCTGAAGAAGCAGAGCGGTATtggtttgcttttattttatactCTATTAAGAAATTGACTCAGAAAAATGAGGCGGGTGGGAAGCAAGAGATGGATAACACTGGGCTTACCTTGTGCGGTATATTGAGAGCAGCAAAGCTCAA CATTGCAGATTTTTTTAAAGAGCTGCCTCAGTTTGTTGTTAAGGCTGGTCCAATTTTAAGTAATATATATGGCTCAGATTGGGAGAGCAGGCTTGAG GCAAAGGAGATGCATGCAAATGCCATTCACCTAAAGATTCTTAGCAA GTACTATAAACGTGTATTTGGAGAGTTCTTTGTGGCAGTGGATAATGTTGAAAAGAACTCATCTGTGGCTGTTCAAGCATCTGACTACCATCGCTTTGGATGGTTACTTTTCTTGGCACTTCGTGTACATGCTTTTAGCCGTTTTAAAGATTTGGTGACTTGCACCAATGGTTTGATTTCTATCCTG GCAATCTTGATTATTCATGTTCCTGCGCGATTTCGAAATTTCAACATTAATGACTCTTCACGCTTCG ttaagAAGAGTAACAAAGGTGTGGACCTCCTGGCGTCTCTCTGCAATATTTATAACAATTCAGAAGATGAATTGAAGAAAACCATGGAGAAAACCAATAATTTAATCGCCAATATATTGAAGAAGCAACCTTGCTTGGCATCTCAATGTGAAGCTGAAAACCTGGAGAATTTTGATAGAG ATGGGTTGACCTATTTTAGAGATTTGATGGAGGAGTCATCTCTTCCTTCCAGTTTAAATATCTTGGAGAAAGATTATGATGACATGATTCGCAACAAGGGTGAATTAGATGAAAGGCTGTTCATCAATGAAGATGACAGCTTGTTAGCTTCTGGAAGTTTGTCTGGGGGTTCTGTTTCTGCAAGTGGTGTAAAG CGGAAATTTGATACAATGGCATCACCCGTAAAGACTATTACAAGTCCACTCTCGCCCCACCGCTCCCCCTCATCTCATGCTAATGGCATTCCAGGCAGTGTAAATTCAAAGATGGCAGCGACTCCTGTAAGCACAGCAATGACTACTGCAAAGTGGCTTCGTAGTCTCATATCACCACTTGCATCAAAGCCATCACAAGAGCTTGAGCGTTTCTTGACATCATGTGACAGGGATGTCACAGGTGATGTGGTGCGCAGGGCACAGATCATATTGCAGGCAATATTTCCCAGCAGTCCTCTTGGAGAACGATGTGTAACTGGAAGCCTGCAAAGTGCGAGCCTGATGGACAATATTTGGGCAGAGCAACGTAGATTGGAGGCCTTGAAGTTATACTATAGGGTATTGGAAGCAATGTGCAGAGCAGAATCCCAAATACTACATGCAACTAATTTAACATCACTACTAACTAATGAGAGGTTCCATCGGTGTATGCTTGCCTGTTCTGCGGAACTTGTTCTGGCAACTCATAAGACTGTAACAATGCTGTTCCCTGCAGTATTGGAGAGGACTGGAATTACAGCTTTTGATCTTAGCAAGGTGATCGAAAGTTTCATTAGACATGAAGAATCTCTCCCAAGAGAATTAAGACGACATTTGAATTCCTTGGAAGAACGACTCTTGGAGAGTATGGTATGGGAAAAGGGTTCATCGATGTATAACTCTTTAGCTGTCGCTAAACCTTCACTTGCTGCGGAAATAAATCGTCTCGGACTATCAGCTGAACCAATGCCATCATTGGATGAAATTGCAATGCATATTAATTTCTCTTGTGGAGGTTTGCCTCCTGTGCCTTCCTTGCCTAAGTTCGAGACGTCACCAA CTCAGAATGGGGATACAATGTCACCAAAACGACTCTGTACAGAGTATCGAAATTCTTTTGCTTCACCAGTGAAAGATCGCCTTCTTCCCTTCAGCAATCTTAAATCAAAGCTACCCCCACCTCCTCTACAGTCAGCATTTGCCAG TCCAACAAAACCAAATCCAGGAGGTGGAGGAGAAACATGTGCAGAAACTGGGATTAATATATTTTTTGGCAAG ATTATTAAGTTGGGAGCAGTCAGAATAAGTGGCATGGTTGAAAGGTTACAGTTATCACAACAGATAAGGGAGAATGTATACTGTCTTTTCCAGCAAATCCTTAATCAACGGACATCTCTCTTCTTCAACCGCCATATTGACCAAATCATTTTGTGTTGCTTTTATGGAGTTGCTAAG ATTTCTCAACTGAATCTAACTTTCAAGGAGATCATATACAACTATAGAAAGCAACCACAGTGCAAACCACAAGTCTTTCGCAATGTATTTGTGGATTGGTCATTGACACGCCGAAATGGG CAGAGAAGAGGACAGGAGCATGTGGATATCATTGCATTCTACAATGAAGTATTCATTCCCACTGTGAAACCACTTCTAGTAGAACTTGGGCCTGCAGAAATCACTACAAAAAACAGCCGGATGCCTGAAGTGAATGTTAAAAATGAtg CTCAATGTCCTGGATCTCCTAAAATATCATCTTTCCCAAGTCTTCCAGATATGTCACCAAAAAAGGTGTCTGCCACACGCAATGTATATGTCTCTCCACTACGATCATCCAAG ATGGATGCTCTAATATCACATAACTCAAAAAGCTATTATGCATGTGTTGGGGAGAGCACTCATGCATATCAGAGCCCTTCAAAAGACCTGACCGCCATCAATAATCGTTTGAATGG CAACCGGAAGGTCAGAGGTTCGCTCAATTTTGATGACATGGATGTCGGCTTGGTTAGCGACTCAATGGTTGCGAACAGCCTCTATCTGCAAAATGGAAGTTGTGCATCGTCGTCGGGTGCACCCATGAAGTCCGAGCAACCTGACTCTTAA
- the LOC107605407 gene encoding retinoblastoma-related protein isoform X1, which translates to MSPPATPNMEEEPKPSVPAVDDGDQAESRFAHFCKNGLVLDEKSLKEAMNLLAGTKHLLQANVSSMGNSEEAERYWFAFILYSIKKLTQKNEAGGKQEMDNTGLTLCGILRAAKLKYYTILSGLQVYSLFQYSLLSFFVFNSIADFFKELPQFVVKAGPILSNIYGSDWESRLEAKEMHANAIHLKILSKYYKRVFGEFFVAVDNVEKNSSVAVQASDYHRFGWLLFLALRVHAFSRFKDLVTCTNGLISILAILIIHVPARFRNFNINDSSRFVKKSNKGVDLLASLCNIYNNSEDELKKTMEKTNNLIANILKKQPCLASQCEAENLENFDRDGLTYFRDLMEESSLPSSLNILEKDYDDMIRNKGELDERLFINEDDSLLASGSLSGGSVSASGVKRKFDTMASPVKTITSPLSPHRSPSSHANGIPGSVNSKMAATPVSTAMTTAKWLRSLISPLASKPSQELERFLTSCDRDVTGDVVRRAQIILQAIFPSSPLGERCVTGSLQSASLMDNIWAEQRRLEALKLYYRVLEAMCRAESQILHATNLTSLLTNERFHRCMLACSAELVLATHKTVTMLFPAVLERTGITAFDLSKVIESFIRHEESLPRELRRHLNSLEERLLESMVWEKGSSMYNSLAVAKPSLAAEINRLGLSAEPMPSLDEIAMHINFSCGGLPPVPSLPKFETSPTQNGDTMSPKRLCTEYRNSFASPVKDRLLPFSNLKSKLPPPPLQSAFASPTKPNPGGGGETCAETGINIFFGKIIKLGAVRISGMVERLQLSQQIRENVYCLFQQILNQRTSLFFNRHIDQIILCCFYGVAKISQLNLTFKEIIYNYRKQPQCKPQVFRNVFVDWSLTRRNGQRRGQEHVDIIAFYNEVFIPTVKPLLVELGPAEITTKNSRMPEVNVKNDAQCPGSPKISSFPSLPDMSPKKVSATRNVYVSPLRSSKMDALISHNSKSYYACVGESTHAYQSPSKDLTAINNRLNGNRKVRGSLNFDDMDVGLVSDSMVANSLYLQNGSCASSSGAPMKSEQPDS; encoded by the exons ATGAGTCCTCCAGCTACACCGAACATGGAAGAAGAACCAAAGCCTTCCGTTCCAGCCGTTGATGATGGCGACCAAGCTGAGTCTCGATTCGCCCACTTTTGCAAG AATGGACTAGTATTGGATGAGAAAAGCCTTAAAGAAGCAATGAATCTGCTTGCAGGAACCAAACATCTTTTACAGGCAAATGTTTCATCAATGGGGAAT TCTGAAGAAGCAGAGCGGTATtggtttgcttttattttatactCTATTAAGAAATTGACTCAGAAAAATGAGGCGGGTGGGAAGCAAGAGATGGATAACACTGGGCTTACCTTGTGCGGTATATTGAGAGCAGCAAAGCTCAAGTATTACACTATCCTTTCTGGTTTACAAGTTTATAGTCTGTTCCAATATTCACTGTTATCATTTTTTGTGTTTAACAGCATTGCAGATTTTTTTAAAGAGCTGCCTCAGTTTGTTGTTAAGGCTGGTCCAATTTTAAGTAATATATATGGCTCAGATTGGGAGAGCAGGCTTGAG GCAAAGGAGATGCATGCAAATGCCATTCACCTAAAGATTCTTAGCAA GTACTATAAACGTGTATTTGGAGAGTTCTTTGTGGCAGTGGATAATGTTGAAAAGAACTCATCTGTGGCTGTTCAAGCATCTGACTACCATCGCTTTGGATGGTTACTTTTCTTGGCACTTCGTGTACATGCTTTTAGCCGTTTTAAAGATTTGGTGACTTGCACCAATGGTTTGATTTCTATCCTG GCAATCTTGATTATTCATGTTCCTGCGCGATTTCGAAATTTCAACATTAATGACTCTTCACGCTTCG ttaagAAGAGTAACAAAGGTGTGGACCTCCTGGCGTCTCTCTGCAATATTTATAACAATTCAGAAGATGAATTGAAGAAAACCATGGAGAAAACCAATAATTTAATCGCCAATATATTGAAGAAGCAACCTTGCTTGGCATCTCAATGTGAAGCTGAAAACCTGGAGAATTTTGATAGAG ATGGGTTGACCTATTTTAGAGATTTGATGGAGGAGTCATCTCTTCCTTCCAGTTTAAATATCTTGGAGAAAGATTATGATGACATGATTCGCAACAAGGGTGAATTAGATGAAAGGCTGTTCATCAATGAAGATGACAGCTTGTTAGCTTCTGGAAGTTTGTCTGGGGGTTCTGTTTCTGCAAGTGGTGTAAAG CGGAAATTTGATACAATGGCATCACCCGTAAAGACTATTACAAGTCCACTCTCGCCCCACCGCTCCCCCTCATCTCATGCTAATGGCATTCCAGGCAGTGTAAATTCAAAGATGGCAGCGACTCCTGTAAGCACAGCAATGACTACTGCAAAGTGGCTTCGTAGTCTCATATCACCACTTGCATCAAAGCCATCACAAGAGCTTGAGCGTTTCTTGACATCATGTGACAGGGATGTCACAGGTGATGTGGTGCGCAGGGCACAGATCATATTGCAGGCAATATTTCCCAGCAGTCCTCTTGGAGAACGATGTGTAACTGGAAGCCTGCAAAGTGCGAGCCTGATGGACAATATTTGGGCAGAGCAACGTAGATTGGAGGCCTTGAAGTTATACTATAGGGTATTGGAAGCAATGTGCAGAGCAGAATCCCAAATACTACATGCAACTAATTTAACATCACTACTAACTAATGAGAGGTTCCATCGGTGTATGCTTGCCTGTTCTGCGGAACTTGTTCTGGCAACTCATAAGACTGTAACAATGCTGTTCCCTGCAGTATTGGAGAGGACTGGAATTACAGCTTTTGATCTTAGCAAGGTGATCGAAAGTTTCATTAGACATGAAGAATCTCTCCCAAGAGAATTAAGACGACATTTGAATTCCTTGGAAGAACGACTCTTGGAGAGTATGGTATGGGAAAAGGGTTCATCGATGTATAACTCTTTAGCTGTCGCTAAACCTTCACTTGCTGCGGAAATAAATCGTCTCGGACTATCAGCTGAACCAATGCCATCATTGGATGAAATTGCAATGCATATTAATTTCTCTTGTGGAGGTTTGCCTCCTGTGCCTTCCTTGCCTAAGTTCGAGACGTCACCAA CTCAGAATGGGGATACAATGTCACCAAAACGACTCTGTACAGAGTATCGAAATTCTTTTGCTTCACCAGTGAAAGATCGCCTTCTTCCCTTCAGCAATCTTAAATCAAAGCTACCCCCACCTCCTCTACAGTCAGCATTTGCCAG TCCAACAAAACCAAATCCAGGAGGTGGAGGAGAAACATGTGCAGAAACTGGGATTAATATATTTTTTGGCAAG ATTATTAAGTTGGGAGCAGTCAGAATAAGTGGCATGGTTGAAAGGTTACAGTTATCACAACAGATAAGGGAGAATGTATACTGTCTTTTCCAGCAAATCCTTAATCAACGGACATCTCTCTTCTTCAACCGCCATATTGACCAAATCATTTTGTGTTGCTTTTATGGAGTTGCTAAG ATTTCTCAACTGAATCTAACTTTCAAGGAGATCATATACAACTATAGAAAGCAACCACAGTGCAAACCACAAGTCTTTCGCAATGTATTTGTGGATTGGTCATTGACACGCCGAAATGGG CAGAGAAGAGGACAGGAGCATGTGGATATCATTGCATTCTACAATGAAGTATTCATTCCCACTGTGAAACCACTTCTAGTAGAACTTGGGCCTGCAGAAATCACTACAAAAAACAGCCGGATGCCTGAAGTGAATGTTAAAAATGAtg CTCAATGTCCTGGATCTCCTAAAATATCATCTTTCCCAAGTCTTCCAGATATGTCACCAAAAAAGGTGTCTGCCACACGCAATGTATATGTCTCTCCACTACGATCATCCAAG ATGGATGCTCTAATATCACATAACTCAAAAAGCTATTATGCATGTGTTGGGGAGAGCACTCATGCATATCAGAGCCCTTCAAAAGACCTGACCGCCATCAATAATCGTTTGAATGG CAACCGGAAGGTCAGAGGTTCGCTCAATTTTGATGACATGGATGTCGGCTTGGTTAGCGACTCAATGGTTGCGAACAGCCTCTATCTGCAAAATGGAAGTTGTGCATCGTCGTCGGGTGCACCCATGAAGTCCGAGCAACCTGACTCTTAA